One genomic region from Ochotona princeps isolate mOchPri1 chromosome 5, mOchPri1.hap1, whole genome shotgun sequence encodes:
- the LOC105941611 gene encoding serine protease 58-like — MMHFCPVFTLLTAAGALTTVFTTSAQDQEVKQTSWVNRDTDKASFVVFLYSESEPCLGTLIHKQWVLTAAHCFLPFLQIQIPASAASNSQKKELRPVLVVKHPDFTQDSVEHDLMLIKLQRPLKPSDGRKLAILPNTTDDKPGTTCTVFGWGWTWKEYNLDPNIQINQDVLWLSNRDCEDFSSRQTSSLASDNMFCAGSSQGTTHFCWEITAAPILCQNQLQGILSWSEGCVLKGNRGHYTKVSHYVDWILEVIHTH; from the exons ATGATGCACTTCTGCCCGGTATTCACCCTTCTCACAGCAGCTG GAGCTCTAACAACTGTATTCACAACATCAGCACAAGACCAGGAAGTCAAGCAAACAAGCTGGGTGAACAGAGACACTGACAAAGCATCCTTTGTGGTTTTTCTGTACTCGGAGAGTGAGCCATGCCTGGGGACCCTGATCCACAAGCAGTGGGTTCTCACTGCAGCTCACTGCTTCTTACC ATTTCTtcagatccagattcctgcttcaGCAGCTTCAAATTCTCAGAAAAAAGAATTGAGACCTGTGTTAGTTGTTAAACACCCCGATTTCACCCAGGACTCCGTTGAACATGACCTCATGCTCATCAAGCTGCAACGCCCCCTCAAGCCCAGTGATGGGCGGAAGCTGGCAATTCTGCCCAATACTACAGATGACAAACCTGGGACCACCTGTACCGTCTTTGGTTGGGGCTGGACATGGAAGGAATACA ACCTAGATCCCAATATCCAGATAAACCAAGATGTTCTTTGGCTCTCGAATAGAGACTGCGAAGACTTCTCTTCCAGACAAACTTCTAGCCTGGCCTCAGACAACATGTTCTGTGCTGGGTCATCGCAGGGCACCACACACTTTTGTTgg GAAATCACTGCTGCTCCAATCCTGTGCCAAAATCAGCTCCAAGGGATCCTGTCCTGGTCAGAAGGGTGTGTTCTGAAAGGCAACAGGGGACATTACACCAAGGTATCTCACTATGTAGACTGGATCCTTGAAGTCATTCATACCCATTGA